Proteins encoded within one genomic window of Haloplanus vescus:
- a CDS encoding inorganic diphosphatase, which yields MVNLWRDLEPGPNPPETINAVVECLKGERNKYEYDKDVPGVVLDRVLHSNVHYPYDYGFIPQSYYDDEDPFDVMVLVEDQTFPGCIVEARPVALMKMDDDGEQDDKVIAVPTEDPRFDHIEDLEDIPQQTLDEIDEFFATYKNLEEGKEVETQGWEDKAAAKDAIEHALDLYDEQFA from the coding sequence CGCCCGAGACGATTAACGCGGTCGTCGAGTGTCTGAAAGGCGAGCGCAACAAGTACGAGTACGACAAAGACGTGCCCGGTGTCGTCCTCGACCGCGTCCTCCACAGCAACGTCCACTACCCGTACGACTACGGGTTCATCCCGCAGTCGTACTACGACGACGAGGACCCCTTCGACGTGATGGTGCTCGTCGAAGACCAGACGTTCCCGGGATGCATCGTCGAGGCCCGCCCCGTCGCCCTGATGAAGATGGACGACGACGGCGAGCAGGACGACAAAGTCATCGCGGTGCCGACCGAGGACCCGCGCTTCGACCACATCGAGGACCTCGAAGACATCCCCCAGCAGACCCTCGACGAAATCGACGAGTTCTTCGCGACCTACAAGAACCTCGAGGAAGGCAAGGAAGTCGAGACGCAGGGCTGGGAGGACAAGGCCGCGGCGAAAGACGCCATCGAACACGCCCTCGACCTCTACGACGAGCAGTTCGCCTGA
- a CDS encoding rhomboid family intramembrane serine protease, which translates to MAQCDECGRHENLPYQCRRCGGTFCSEHRLPENHDCPGLNEWDDPEGVFDSGFDDSVETTGGSGGVADRVKSATDLGGAFAYVRGNVAYLFLGLMWVTFALQYLVRGLAGPEAMQTLFVLRSDHLTYVWTWVTSVFAHGSLVHIAGNSIVLYFFGPLVEQYTDSKRFAALFLISGVLAGLGFAFASIALGTGAVSVVGASGAIFAVLGVLTVLNPKLRIYLYFIIPIPLWLFTAGFALISVLFFLQPQTASSVGQGNVAHLAHLIGLVIGLAYGKRIKQPRRVPDRLSFGGGGPGGPGGPGGPGGPGGPGRR; encoded by the coding sequence ATGGCTCAGTGCGACGAGTGCGGCAGACACGAGAATCTGCCGTATCAGTGTCGGCGCTGCGGCGGGACGTTCTGTTCCGAACACCGATTGCCGGAGAACCACGACTGCCCCGGGTTGAACGAGTGGGACGACCCCGAGGGCGTGTTCGATAGCGGGTTCGACGACAGCGTAGAGACCACGGGCGGGAGTGGCGGCGTCGCCGACCGGGTGAAGTCGGCGACCGACCTCGGCGGCGCCTTCGCCTACGTCCGAGGCAACGTCGCCTACCTGTTTCTCGGCCTCATGTGGGTCACCTTCGCCCTCCAGTACCTCGTCCGGGGACTGGCCGGACCGGAGGCGATGCAGACGCTGTTCGTCCTGCGCTCCGACCACCTCACCTACGTCTGGACGTGGGTCACCTCCGTGTTCGCCCACGGGAGCCTCGTCCACATCGCCGGCAACAGTATCGTGCTGTACTTCTTCGGACCGCTCGTGGAGCAGTACACGGATTCGAAGCGCTTCGCCGCGCTCTTCCTGATTAGCGGCGTCCTCGCGGGTCTCGGGTTCGCCTTCGCGAGCATCGCCCTCGGAACCGGTGCCGTCTCGGTCGTCGGCGCCAGCGGCGCCATCTTCGCCGTCCTCGGCGTCCTGACCGTCCTTAACCCCAAGCTCCGCATCTACCTCTACTTCATCATCCCCATCCCGCTGTGGCTGTTCACCGCCGGGTTCGCGCTCATCTCCGTGCTCTTCTTCCTCCAGCCCCAGACCGCGTCGTCTGTCGGGCAGGGGAACGTGGCCCACCTCGCACACCTCATCGGACTGGTGATCGGACTGGCCTACGGGAAGCGAATCAAGCAACCCCGCAGGGTACCGGACCGGTTGTCGTTCGGTGGCGGCGGTCCAGGTGGTCCGGGTGGGCCCGGCGGCCCAGGTGGCCCGGGCGGCCCCGGTCGGCGGTGA
- a CDS encoding endonuclease V, with product MDPVRPAFVPDPEQSREEMKALQREVAAAATFADEVPFRPADVTVSGEASLTGERPVVAGVDQAFLDDRAVSAIVCLRGGEVVERASAVTDLSIPYIPGLLSFREGGPILDAFASLETDPDLVVFDGSGRIHFRQAGLATHMGVVLDVPSVGVAKNLLCGRIEAEVDGRPEGWRAPVRADDRVDAPEGTVLGHAYQSRQYESNPVINPLYISPGHRVSAETTVELVSNLCAGYKLPEPTRLADSDADERKAEV from the coding sequence GTGGACCCCGTTCGCCCCGCATTCGTCCCCGACCCCGAGCAGTCCCGCGAGGAGATGAAAGCGCTCCAGCGAGAGGTGGCCGCGGCCGCGACGTTCGCGGACGAGGTTCCCTTCCGTCCGGCCGACGTGACCGTCTCCGGCGAGGCGTCGCTCACCGGCGAGCGCCCGGTCGTCGCGGGCGTCGACCAAGCGTTTCTCGACGACCGAGCAGTCAGCGCCATCGTCTGCCTTCGCGGCGGCGAGGTGGTCGAACGGGCGAGCGCCGTGACCGACCTCTCGATACCATATATTCCCGGCCTGCTCTCCTTCCGGGAGGGCGGGCCCATCCTCGACGCGTTCGCGTCGCTGGAGACCGACCCCGATTTGGTCGTCTTCGACGGGAGCGGTCGGATTCACTTCCGACAGGCAGGACTGGCGACGCACATGGGCGTCGTCCTCGACGTGCCGAGCGTCGGCGTGGCGAAGAACCTCCTCTGTGGCCGAATCGAGGCAGAAGTGGACGGCCGCCCCGAGGGTTGGCGCGCACCCGTCCGCGCCGACGACCGGGTCGACGCGCCCGAGGGGACGGTCCTCGGCCACGCCTACCAGTCCCGGCAGTACGAGTCGAATCCAGTCATCAATCCGCTGTATATCAGCCCGGGGCACCGCGTGAGCGCCGAGACGACGGTCGAACTCGTGTCGAACCTGTGTGCGGGCTACAAGCTGCCGGAGCCGACGCGGCTGGCCGATTCCGACGCCGACGAGCGGAAGGCCGAGGTGTGA
- the proS gene encoding proline--tRNA ligase — translation MSDDQELGITESKEHSTGEWYAEVVQKAGLANYGPDGMSGFIVTRPRGYALWEAVQNALDSRFKATGVQNAYFPMLIPESYLEREKDVVEGFDPEVAWVTHGGYEELEERLAVRPTSESIIAPYMSQWVRSHRDLPLRVNQWCSVVRWEATETKPFFRTKEFLWQEGHTAHASEEEAWSETTTRLDQYEEVYEDVLAIPVLRGKKPEHDKFPGADTTTTVEALMPDGKSVQGATSHYLGQSFADAFDITYTDEDEEERVAHTTSWGLSWRALGALIMTHSDDQGLVLPPTVAPEQVVIVPIWQEETKEDVLEYAEEMADDLRGAGVRVELDDRDERNPGFKFNEWELKGVPLRIEVGPNEVEEESATLVHRPDGESLSADREGLVDTVQDHLDTVYAKLYASAEETLSGSVREATDRADILGTIGQHGGYVKAPWCGDEDCEAEIKDQMAAEIVLVPFEGSESDTEPIHEGETCALCDDEAVETAFFAQSY, via the coding sequence ATGAGCGACGACCAAGAACTCGGCATCACCGAGTCGAAAGAACACAGCACGGGCGAGTGGTACGCCGAAGTCGTCCAGAAGGCCGGCCTCGCGAACTACGGGCCCGACGGCATGAGTGGATTCATCGTCACGCGCCCGCGTGGCTACGCGCTCTGGGAAGCCGTCCAGAACGCCCTCGACAGCCGATTCAAGGCGACGGGCGTCCAGAACGCGTACTTCCCGATGCTCATCCCCGAGTCGTATCTCGAACGCGAGAAGGACGTGGTCGAGGGGTTCGACCCCGAGGTGGCGTGGGTCACCCACGGCGGCTACGAGGAGCTGGAGGAGCGACTCGCTGTCCGCCCGACCAGCGAGAGTATCATCGCGCCCTACATGAGCCAGTGGGTGCGGAGCCACCGCGACCTGCCCCTGCGCGTCAACCAGTGGTGTAGCGTGGTCCGGTGGGAAGCGACGGAGACGAAGCCCTTCTTCCGAACCAAGGAGTTCCTGTGGCAGGAGGGTCACACCGCGCACGCGAGCGAGGAGGAAGCGTGGTCGGAGACGACGACCCGTCTCGACCAGTACGAGGAGGTGTACGAGGACGTCCTCGCCATCCCCGTCCTGCGGGGCAAGAAGCCCGAACACGACAAGTTCCCCGGCGCCGATACGACGACGACCGTCGAAGCGCTGATGCCCGACGGCAAGTCGGTTCAGGGAGCGACGAGTCACTACCTCGGGCAGAGCTTCGCGGACGCCTTCGACATCACCTACACGGACGAAGACGAGGAAGAGCGCGTGGCCCACACCACCTCGTGGGGGCTGTCGTGGCGGGCGCTCGGTGCGCTCATCATGACTCACAGCGACGACCAGGGACTCGTCCTCCCGCCGACGGTCGCTCCCGAACAGGTCGTCATCGTCCCCATCTGGCAGGAGGAGACCAAAGAGGACGTCCTGGAGTATGCCGAAGAGATGGCCGACGACCTGCGCGGGGCGGGCGTCCGCGTCGAACTCGACGACCGAGACGAGCGCAATCCCGGCTTCAAGTTCAACGAGTGGGAGCTGAAGGGTGTCCCTCTCCGAATCGAAGTCGGGCCGAACGAAGTCGAAGAGGAGTCGGCGACGCTCGTTCACCGACCCGACGGCGAATCGTTGAGCGCCGACCGCGAGGGCCTGGTCGACACCGTGCAGGACCACCTCGACACCGTCTACGCGAAACTCTACGCGTCGGCCGAAGAGACGCTGTCGGGGAGCGTCCGCGAGGCGACGGACCGCGCGGACATCCTCGGCACCATCGGCCAACACGGCGGCTACGTGAAGGCACCGTGGTGTGGCGACGAAGACTGCGAAGCGGAGATCAAAGACCAGATGGCCGCCGAAATCGTCCTCGTTCCCTTCGAGGGGTCCGAGAGCGACACCGAACCGATTCACGAGGGCGAGACGTGCGCCCTCTGTGACGACGAGGCGGTCGAGACGGCCTTCTTCGCCCAGTCGTACTGA
- the gltB gene encoding glutamate synthase large subunit translates to MTKPRRDAHADQEGLADPTDDRSNCGVGVVLDLDGGDSHETVADGIELLINLEHRGTTGAEEATGDGAGIMIQRPDEFFEAAVDADLPETYAVGSVFMPQDGAARQGLMTIFERTLAEHDLDVFHWRDVPTDNHELGQTALDSEPDVYQPFVRPATDMDDEAFDRALYVARRAVENAIEEMESAGAERFYICSLDRETLVYKGLLKATQLRTYYPDLVDERVKSTLVLVHARFSTNTLGAWHLAHPYRNIIHNGEFNTIRGNINWMRARETDLEHPDFGDDIDTLKPIINDPNQSDTASVDNALELLMQGGRDLPHALRMLIPEAFRKDDEMSQERKDFYDYHASLVEPWDGPALVVGTDGDRVAAALDRNGLRPCRYDVTDDGRFIMASEAGALDVDPSNIEERHRLQPGQLLVADPERGEVVPDEEVFADLTDEKYGEWIEQEQRHLDDEAETDYEPRGEVESLRAQQAAFGYTYDQLEHLVEPMAEDGKDPVGSMGDDAPLSVLSDFNRPLFTYFKQLFAQVSNPPIDYIREELVTSLESRLGPQRNLLDETPEHARQLVVDSPVLTDGQMADIKDLDGEFESAVVDMTYEKGTDLDTAVEHLRRDAREAIEAGADIVVLSDRNTSPERVPIPSLLAMGGVHHALVRNGLRNHAGLVIESGDPREVHHLATLVGYGADAVNPYLAYQSISDVVAGPDGADEDKAISNYKKALEDGLLKTMAKMGISTVESYQGAQIFEAVGLSSDFVAEYFEGTEIRTEGIGIPQLEDDLLTRHAVAYGADPELERQGEYEHRSNGMHHQWNPKTVGTLQQAVRSGSYDKYTEFAELINNQQGEGNLQTLRGLLEFDSDRDSVPLDEVEPVHEIVERFSTAAMSLGSLSPEAHETNSIAMNRIGGKSNTGEGGEPPERFDTEKECTVKQVASGRFGVTSNYLSSAEEIQIKMAQGSKPGEGGHLPGKKVNEMIAHVRYSTPGVGLISPPPLHDIYSIEDLKQLIHDLKTANPEADINVKLVAEAGIGTIAAGVAKANADVVHISGHSGGTGASPKTSIKNAGLPWELGVAEANQMLRATGLRDRIRISADGGLMTGRDVAVAALLGAEEYIFGTSSLITSGCVMARICHTNNCPTGVATQDEELRDRFSGQPEHVINYMVFLAQELREIMADLGFRSVDEMIGRPGVLEQAETDHPKAKHLDLSAIIAEPEGGERYKVRDQKHADIGEHIDHDLIADASDAIEEGEPTHLRYDISNQDRAVGAMLSNRISRRYGESGLPEDTISCSFDGIAGQSFGAFLANGVRMELVGAANDYVGKGLSGGKVIVRTPESAAYEPEENILVGNVCLYGATRGELYVNGLAGERFGVRNSGVKAVVEGVGDHGCEYMTGGVVAVLGETGRNFAAGMSGGVAYVYDPDGDFESRVNKGMVTIHHDLEDSDEAMLRRLVENHAEYTDSDRAAALLEDWGSEVRNFTKVMPDAYASVIAEESREDVRDELPEPATPAGGSEADTGTVQTSDD, encoded by the coding sequence ATGACCAAGCCGCGGAGAGACGCCCACGCCGATCAGGAGGGGCTGGCTGACCCCACAGACGACCGATCGAACTGCGGTGTAGGCGTCGTTCTCGACCTCGACGGCGGCGACTCCCACGAGACGGTCGCCGACGGCATCGAACTGCTCATCAACCTCGAACATCGGGGCACGACGGGCGCCGAAGAGGCGACCGGTGACGGCGCCGGCATCATGATTCAGCGGCCGGACGAGTTCTTCGAGGCCGCTGTCGACGCCGACCTCCCCGAGACGTACGCGGTCGGCTCGGTGTTCATGCCCCAGGACGGGGCTGCCCGACAGGGTCTGATGACCATCTTCGAGCGGACGCTGGCGGAACACGACCTTGACGTGTTCCACTGGCGGGACGTACCGACCGACAACCACGAACTCGGGCAGACGGCGCTGGACTCCGAACCGGACGTCTACCAGCCGTTCGTTCGCCCGGCGACCGACATGGACGACGAGGCGTTCGACCGCGCGCTCTACGTCGCACGCCGCGCCGTCGAAAACGCCATCGAGGAGATGGAATCGGCGGGCGCCGAACGGTTCTACATCTGCTCGCTCGACCGCGAGACGCTCGTCTACAAGGGTCTCCTCAAGGCGACGCAGCTGCGGACGTACTACCCTGACCTCGTCGACGAACGCGTGAAGTCGACGCTCGTGCTCGTCCACGCCCGCTTCTCGACGAACACGCTCGGCGCGTGGCATCTCGCACACCCCTATCGGAACATCATCCACAACGGCGAGTTCAACACCATCCGGGGCAACATCAACTGGATGCGCGCCCGGGAGACGGACCTCGAACACCCGGACTTCGGCGACGACATCGACACGCTGAAGCCCATCATCAACGACCCGAACCAGAGCGACACCGCGTCCGTCGACAACGCGCTCGAACTGCTGATGCAGGGCGGGCGCGACCTGCCGCACGCACTCCGCATGCTCATCCCCGAGGCGTTCCGCAAGGACGACGAGATGAGCCAGGAGCGCAAGGACTTCTACGACTACCACGCGAGCCTCGTCGAACCGTGGGACGGGCCGGCGCTCGTCGTCGGCACCGACGGTGACCGCGTCGCCGCCGCCCTCGACCGCAACGGACTCCGCCCCTGCCGGTACGACGTGACCGACGACGGCCGCTTCATCATGGCCAGCGAGGCCGGCGCGCTCGACGTCGACCCCTCGAACATCGAGGAGCGCCACCGCCTCCAGCCCGGTCAGTTGCTCGTCGCGGACCCCGAACGCGGCGAAGTCGTCCCCGACGAGGAAGTGTTCGCCGACCTCACCGACGAGAAGTACGGCGAGTGGATCGAGCAAGAGCAACGCCACCTCGACGACGAGGCCGAGACGGACTACGAGCCACGCGGCGAGGTGGAGTCGCTGCGCGCCCAGCAGGCCGCCTTCGGCTACACCTACGACCAGCTCGAACACCTCGTCGAACCGATGGCCGAAGACGGGAAAGACCCCGTCGGCTCGATGGGTGACGACGCGCCGCTGTCGGTCCTCTCCGACTTCAACCGACCGCTGTTCACCTACTTCAAGCAGCTGTTCGCGCAGGTGTCGAACCCGCCAATCGACTACATCCGCGAAGAGCTGGTGACGAGTCTGGAATCGCGGCTTGGCCCTCAGCGCAACCTCCTCGACGAGACGCCGGAACACGCCCGGCAGCTCGTCGTCGACTCGCCCGTCCTGACCGACGGGCAGATGGCGGACATCAAAGACCTCGACGGCGAGTTCGAGTCGGCCGTCGTCGACATGACCTACGAGAAGGGGACGGACCTCGACACCGCCGTCGAACACCTGCGACGCGACGCCCGTGAGGCCATCGAGGCCGGCGCGGACATCGTCGTTCTCTCGGACCGCAACACCAGCCCGGAGCGAGTTCCCATCCCGAGTCTGCTGGCGATGGGTGGCGTCCACCACGCGCTGGTCCGAAACGGCCTCCGCAACCACGCCGGACTGGTCATCGAATCGGGCGACCCGCGCGAGGTACACCACCTCGCGACGCTCGTCGGCTACGGCGCCGACGCGGTCAACCCCTACCTCGCGTACCAGAGCATCAGCGATGTCGTCGCCGGACCGGACGGCGCCGACGAGGACAAGGCCATCTCGAACTACAAGAAGGCCCTCGAAGACGGCCTCCTGAAGACGATGGCGAAGATGGGAATCTCCACCGTGGAGAGCTACCAAGGCGCCCAAATCTTCGAGGCGGTCGGCCTCTCCTCTGACTTCGTCGCGGAATACTTCGAAGGGACGGAGATTCGGACGGAAGGTATCGGCATCCCGCAGCTCGAAGACGACCTGCTGACGCGCCACGCCGTCGCCTACGGCGCCGACCCCGAACTCGAACGGCAGGGCGAGTACGAACACCGTTCGAACGGGATGCACCACCAGTGGAACCCGAAGACGGTCGGCACGCTACAGCAGGCGGTCCGCTCCGGGAGTTACGACAAGTATACCGAGTTCGCGGAACTCATCAACAACCAGCAGGGCGAAGGGAACCTGCAGACGCTCCGCGGCCTACTGGAGTTCGACAGCGACCGCGATTCCGTCCCGCTGGACGAGGTTGAGCCGGTCCACGAAATCGTCGAGCGATTCTCGACGGCGGCCATGTCGCTCGGGTCGCTCTCGCCGGAGGCACACGAGACTAACTCCATCGCGATGAACCGCATCGGCGGCAAGTCAAACACCGGCGAAGGCGGCGAACCGCCGGAGCGCTTCGACACCGAGAAGGAGTGCACCGTCAAGCAGGTCGCCTCCGGTCGCTTCGGCGTCACGTCGAACTACCTCTCCTCCGCCGAGGAGATTCAAATCAAGATGGCACAGGGGTCCAAGCCCGGCGAAGGCGGACACCTCCCGGGCAAGAAGGTCAACGAGATGATCGCCCACGTCCGGTACTCCACGCCGGGCGTCGGCCTCATCTCGCCGCCGCCGCTCCACGACATCTACTCCATCGAGGACCTCAAGCAGCTCATCCACGACCTGAAGACGGCCAACCCCGAGGCCGACATCAACGTGAAGCTCGTCGCCGAGGCGGGCATCGGGACCATCGCGGCCGGCGTCGCGAAGGCGAACGCCGACGTGGTCCACATCTCGGGTCACTCCGGCGGGACCGGCGCCTCGCCCAAGACGTCCATCAAGAACGCGGGACTGCCGTGGGAGCTCGGCGTCGCCGAGGCCAACCAGATGCTCCGCGCGACGGGGCTGCGTGACCGCATCCGCATCTCCGCCGACGGCGGCCTGATGACGGGTCGCGACGTGGCCGTCGCGGCGCTGCTCGGCGCCGAGGAGTACATCTTCGGCACCTCCAGCCTCATCACCTCTGGCTGTGTGATGGCCCGCATCTGTCACACCAACAACTGCCCGACTGGGGTCGCGACGCAGGACGAGGAACTGCGCGACCGCTTCTCGGGTCAGCCCGAACACGTCATCAACTACATGGTGTTCCTCGCGCAGGAACTGCGCGAGATCATGGCCGACCTCGGCTTCCGCTCCGTCGACGAGATGATCGGTCGTCCGGGCGTCCTCGAACAGGCCGAGACCGACCATCCGAAGGCCAAACACCTCGACCTGTCGGCCATCATCGCGGAACCCGAGGGTGGCGAGCGCTACAAGGTCCGTGACCAGAAGCACGCGGACATCGGCGAGCACATCGACCACGACCTCATCGCCGACGCGTCGGACGCCATCGAGGAGGGCGAACCGACCCACCTGCGCTACGACATCTCGAATCAGGACCGCGCCGTCGGCGCCATGCTCTCGAACCGCATCTCCCGTCGCTACGGCGAGAGCGGCCTGCCGGAGGACACCATCTCCTGTTCCTTCGACGGCATCGCGGGGCAGAGCTTCGGCGCCTTCCTCGCCAACGGCGTCCGGATGGAACTCGTCGGCGCCGCCAACGACTACGTCGGCAAGGGGCTGTCCGGTGGGAAAGTCATCGTCCGAACGCCCGAGTCGGCGGCCTACGAACCCGAGGAGAACATCCTCGTCGGCAACGTCTGTCTGTACGGCGCCACGCGAGGCGAACTGTACGTCAACGGACTGGCCGGCGAGCGCTTCGGCGTCCGCAACAGTGGCGTGAAAGCCGTCGTCGAGGGCGTCGGCGACCACGGCTGTGAGTACATGACCGGCGGCGTCGTCGCCGTCCTCGGCGAGACGGGACGGAACTTCGCGGCCGGGATGTCCGGCGGCGTGGCGTACGTCTACGACCCCGACGGCGACTTCGAGTCCCGCGTCAACAAGGGCATGGTGACCATCCACCACGACCTCGAAGACTCGGACGAGGCGATGCTCCGCCGACTCGTCGAGAACCACGCGGAGTACACCGACAGCGACCGCGCGGCAGCGCTCCTCGAAGACTGGGGCTCCGAAGTGCGGAACTTCACGAAGGTCATGCCCGACGCCTACGCGTCGGTCATCGCCGAGGAGAGTCGCGAAGACGTGCGCGACGAACTCCCCGAACCGGCCACGCCCGCGGGCGGTAGCGAGGCCGACACGGGCACGGTCCAGACCAGCGACGACTGA
- a CDS encoding HD domain-containing protein, with protein MGVEIKESAVSDEAFEAMKDFVADYLAASVENEDDGGRMRWYPWHSAEYRFNHTLNVVELAADIARREGADVDVVRVAALFHDIAKLEAEQERHADEGARVAREYLTTRGDYPQSFVDQVTQSVREHSYQGPLADVSLETQCLIEADILDKVGANGAVLMLLRMGYESRTHMDAGEMIDRVLERGRDAASRVESDAAESVAHQRVKRVKWFREWLTDEVPGIDARDDA; from the coding sequence GTGGGCGTTGAAATAAAGGAATCTGCCGTCTCCGACGAGGCGTTCGAGGCGATGAAGGACTTCGTCGCGGATTATCTCGCAGCGAGCGTCGAGAACGAAGACGACGGCGGGCGGATGCGCTGGTACCCCTGGCACAGCGCCGAATACCGCTTCAACCACACCCTGAACGTCGTCGAGCTGGCGGCCGACATCGCGCGACGCGAGGGCGCCGATGTGGACGTGGTTCGCGTCGCGGCGCTGTTTCACGACATCGCCAAACTCGAAGCCGAACAGGAGCGCCACGCCGACGAGGGCGCCCGCGTCGCCCGCGAGTATCTCACCACCCGCGGCGACTACCCCCAGTCGTTCGTCGACCAGGTGACGCAGTCGGTCCGCGAGCACTCCTACCAAGGACCGCTCGCCGACGTGTCGCTGGAGACGCAGTGTCTCATCGAGGCCGACATCCTCGACAAGGTGGGCGCCAACGGCGCCGTGTTGATGCTACTCCGGATGGGCTACGAGTCCCGGACCCACATGGACGCCGGCGAGATGATTGACCGCGTCCTCGAACGCGGACGCGACGCCGCGAGTCGCGTGGAGAGCGACGCCGCCGAGAGCGTCGCACACCAACGAGTCAAGCGCGTGAAGTGGTTTCGCGAGTGGCTCACGGACGAAGTGCCGGGCATCGACGCCCGAGACGACGCGTAA
- a CDS encoding GbsR/MarR family transcriptional regulator has product MTDADAAAVRETVIESMEQSAEMYGLSRSAGRVYGVLYFAAEPLSIPELVERTGYAKSTISNVTRRLTRIGLLRRRSSGGGGRRVQFEPEPNLWFVVQDVCQQHVAREVGSTRRTLDRALTRLDEDDEAYERIAELATTYEELETLLDLATDHTIGELIDAIEAYES; this is encoded by the coding sequence ATGACTGACGCTGACGCGGCGGCAGTCAGAGAGACCGTCATCGAATCGATGGAGCAGTCGGCGGAGATGTACGGACTGAGTCGGAGCGCCGGGCGCGTGTACGGCGTCCTCTACTTCGCGGCGGAACCGCTGTCCATTCCGGAGCTGGTCGAGCGGACGGGCTACGCGAAATCGACCATCAGCAACGTGACGCGGCGCCTCACGCGAATCGGCCTCCTCCGGCGGCGCTCATCCGGCGGCGGCGGTCGGCGCGTCCAGTTCGAACCCGAACCGAACCTCTGGTTCGTCGTCCAAGACGTGTGCCAACAGCACGTCGCCCGAGAAGTCGGGTCGACGCGGCGAACGCTCGACCGGGCGCTGACACGTCTCGACGAGGACGACGAGGCGTACGAGCGAATCGCAGAGCTCGCAACCACCTACGAGGAGTTGGAGACGTTACTCGACCTCGCGACCGACCACACTATCGGCGAACTCATCGACGCCATCGAAGCCTACGAGTCGTAA
- a CDS encoding VanZ family protein yields the protein MTELRVSSGTVRWALVVAVAALVFAASVVRPSGAASTLPGASGLVSATGWLHAVAYATLAVLVANALRGDGRPDWVALGAGFALATAYGAGIELVQSTLAYRAFETADLLVNTVAAALSVVLWRILGA from the coding sequence ATGACCGAGCTTCGCGTCTCGTCGGGCACCGTCCGCTGGGCGCTCGTCGTCGCGGTGGCGGCACTCGTCTTCGCCGCGTCGGTCGTCCGCCCGTCTGGGGCGGCGAGCACGCTCCCGGGGGCTTCCGGCCTCGTCTCTGCGACGGGCTGGCTTCACGCCGTCGCGTACGCCACGCTCGCGGTTCTCGTCGCGAACGCGCTCCGAGGTGACGGTCGCCCGGATTGGGTGGCCCTCGGCGCGGGGTTCGCGCTCGCGACGGCGTACGGGGCGGGCATCGAACTCGTCCAGTCGACGCTCGCCTACCGCGCGTTCGAGACGGCCGACCTCCTCGTCAACACCGTCGCTGCGGCGCTCTCGGTGGTCCTGTGGCGAATCCTCGGGGCCTGA
- a CDS encoding DUF4112 domain-containing protein has protein sequence MDDTPADLSPAVARPAVRRMRFVAHVLDESVRIPGTSFRVGLDPILGLLPVVGDVASGCLSLYIVLESARLGVSNRTLVRMLANIALDVVAGSVPLVGDLFDAAWRANTRNVALALADLGLDGGD, from the coding sequence ATGGACGACACCCCCGCTGACCTGTCGCCCGCTGTCGCCCGACCTGCGGTCAGGCGGATGCGATTCGTGGCGCACGTCCTCGACGAGAGCGTCCGGATTCCGGGGACGTCCTTCCGCGTCGGCCTCGACCCCATTCTCGGCCTCCTCCCCGTCGTCGGCGACGTGGCGAGTGGGTGCCTCTCGCTGTACATCGTCCTCGAATCGGCGCGTCTCGGCGTCTCGAACCGCACACTGGTGCGGATGCTCGCGAACATCGCCCTCGACGTCGTCGCGGGGTCGGTTCCGCTCGTCGGCGACCTCTTCGACGCCGCGTGGCGGGCCAACACGCGGAACGTCGCCCTCGCTCTCGCGGACCTCGGGCTTGACGGCGGCGACTGA
- a CDS encoding NUDIX hydrolase — MVTNNVTYVEKACAYITRGDGSVLVFDGPGHEAVQIPKGTVETGENPRDALYREVVEESGLTTFEGVDHLVTDVWTRRESPPKRYVRNFYHVRVHEPRDAWTHVVTGTGAERGAEFEFSWLDVPADTPFALALDDYLHMLGGVETGQSRGATAD, encoded by the coding sequence GTGGTAACGAACAACGTGACGTACGTCGAGAAAGCGTGCGCCTACATCACCAGAGGCGACGGGTCGGTGTTGGTGTTCGACGGACCGGGACACGAGGCGGTCCAGATTCCGAAAGGGACCGTCGAGACGGGCGAGAACCCGCGGGACGCCCTCTATCGCGAAGTCGTCGAGGAGAGCGGATTGACGACGTTCGAGGGCGTCGACCACCTCGTCACCGACGTGTGGACACGCCGTGAGTCGCCGCCGAAACGGTACGTCAGAAATTTCTATCACGTCCGCGTCCACGAACCGCGCGACGCGTGGACCCACGTCGTCACAGGGACGGGTGCCGAACGCGGTGCCGAGTTCGAGTTCTCGTGGCTCGACGTGCCGGCGGACACCCCCTTCGCCCTCGCCCTCGACGACTATCTCCACATGCTG